One Primulina eburnea isolate SZY01 chromosome 4, ASM2296580v1, whole genome shotgun sequence genomic window, TGTGTCGTATATATGCACTCATTTTGcagattaaattattattacatAAGTTCATGTCTTCTTATTCTAGTAAATAAACTGATACCAAGCCGCAAGCAATCATAAATAATCCATCAAATGCATGCAATAAATAGTTATGTTGGAAAGAATTTAATGCAATATTCTTCCGGGATCTGTTAACGCATCATAACCGCGATAGGACTCCTAACTGAATACCTGGTGGAACTCCACTTCAAGAAACCTTGTTGGACAATTGTGATGTTTGAGGTCGTGATATTCAATCGTGTAAACGTCACTTGATATTGCAGTTTCTGGTTAAACTCTGAGAAATCGAGCTTAGCGGGTTGAACAAGGACTTCGATTCCAGGGGGTGGGACAATCTCAACGACGTAAGATGAGTTCGGCTCACCAACATTTGTCACCATTCTTGAATATGTCTGAGGTGTTGAAATATTGAATGATGGAAAAGTGAGAGAAAATGAAGGATAGTTGAGTTGTGCTTCCGGCATACTTGATTCCACCAGGCAATCTACCTTGCGTTGAAGAATAACCCCGACTTGTCTGTTTGTATAGTTTAAACCACATAGGTAAGGGATGTAATCTTTCGGTTGGATATCATAAATCAGTCCTGGATCGTTTGCTCTGGACGGATTGACATGTCCTGATCCAGTGGCAAAGATGTCTGCAGGAAGAAATGTCTCGTCCTCGATTGGATTCTTGGCGAGATTTACGACATCAGCTGTAGTCATGATTGCTGACTTTATGGCTGCTGGAGACCAATCAGGGTGCACGCTTTTGAGCAATGCCGCGACACCACTGAGGTGTGGGCATGACATTGAGGTACCAGATATTATGTTGAATGTGGACTTGGTGTTTGCGATGTTTTCCACTGAGGTAGGCCATGCTGCGAGAATGTTGACTCCAGGGCCTAAAATGTCAGGTTTAAGGATGCCGAGGCTAACCCGATTTGGCCCTCTCGAAGAGAAAGCCGCGACCACTGGGGCTCGATCATCTCCTATTACAGTACCTTTGAATAAAATTGTGGCCGTGGGTGTGgaagttgaatttatgtaaGTCTTGATGGCCAACCCATCTGCATAACTGACATAAGCTGCAGGAAGGCCATAGAATTCTGAAAATGTTGTATTCGCATACCGTGCATTATTCACCACAATCATGGCAGCCGCTCCAGCATTCTTCACTGCTTCTCCTTTTTCAGTCGCTGTTACTATGCCTAATTCGCACACCACTATTTTTCCCTTGAGGAGGGATGTTCTGTTCAATGATTCCGGGTCGCAAAATGGAGCTAAAGAATCACTTTTGTTAATCGTCCCGGCATATACAAGAGGCAACGGTGTCGTTGGGAAATCCGTTGGCTGAAAAGCGGACTGGCCATCAAACTGTTCATTGTTTCCAAGGACTGCAGTAGCCCTTATCTTTCTGTCCGTAGTACTTGCACCTACGGTTAGAATCCAAGGGGCCGCATTATGTACTGTTCTATCACTCGGGCCATTATTTCCAGCTGAGCAGCTAACCAAGATCCCCTTCTCCATAGCACTAAATGCCCCAATCGCTATGTCATCGTCGTAGAAACCAAAAGAGAATCCTCCAATAGAGATAGAAAGCACATCTACTCCATCCTCAATAGCAAAGTCCATCCCAGCAAGAATATCACTGTCTGAACAAGATAAGTAACAAACCTTGTAAATGGCTAAATGAGCAAGTGGCGCGATGCCAGATGCTGTCCCATTAGCACTGCCGAACAAGTTTGCTCCTTTCACAAAGTTTCCGGCAGCAGTTCCCGCGACATGCGTGCCATGGCCATCATCATCTAGTGGACTCTCATTAAGAGGCTTCCCAAGGTACCGAGCTCCAATAATCTTATTGTTGCATGTTGTGTGATTGAACTGACACTTCCCCTTCCATTTCGCTGGTGGAGGTGGCATCCCTTCATCGCTAAAGGAAGGGTGTTCCGGTAAAATTCCAGTGTCCACTACTCCAATGATCACACCTTTGCCATAATTGGAATCTCTCCAGAACCCCATGTTCTGGTTCAAGCCCAAGAAGTTAGGCGAATGAGTTGTATCCAAGGACAATTTTCTTTGGGGACGTGCTGATATGAATCCCTCCTTATtttccatttctttcacttcatCTGCAGATAATCTAGCAGAAAAGCCCTTAAACACGTGATGATATGTGTAAACCATTCGGTCTCCACTGGTTGAGGACGTTGCCATGGTGGTTGGCATGAACGACCGGTACCATTTGTCCCAGTCGAAGCTGCCTGATTCAGAGGAAAGCTGCGCATCAGGTTCCTCGACACGAACTATGTAAGTCTCCAAATTGGTTTCACCTGGTAAATCTTGAGCAAATGTTGTTGATGAACCGAAATTCAGAATGCAAATAAAGGTAACAAATAACAGGAATCTCATGTTTTTAATTCCTTTATTGGTAATTGAAACTTTGGTTTCCAATGCAATTGGTGTTTAGTTTTGGATTTGTCAACTATTTATACAAGTGCTTCGTCCTTAACTTTGAGTTTTcaatgttatatattattacatAACTAAGTACTCCAACTTCATTGCCGACCAAGACTTGTTCCTGTGACTATGTCGCTGAAGGAATCGACTTGGTCAGATGCTTTTGCATGAATTTTCACAAGGTCAGACACAGGAGAGATTAGGGGCTAGCTAGGCGAACTAACCCGTCCGAACTCATGGATGCTGCATTTATCTTCGTATTCGAGCTCGATCTTGATCTTGATCTTGAGTTGGCTTtgaatattcaacttaattctGACTCGAATTAGAAATATTAGAATTCGAGCTTGAATCATTTGGTTCAACCTTAGTATTAGTGGAATTTATTCCAAAGTGGAGTCAGTCGAATTAGTAGAGTTCTAAAATATTAGAGTAGGTCTGTTACGAGAAGACGTAAATAatgttcatatttacaataaaaagtaattaatatttttggcacaaaaaataataatgttttatggGTAACGCAAATAGAATActcatctcacaaaattgactcgtaaCAATGTCTTATATATgtttttgtgaaaatattaCAAGTGATGCAAAAAAGTATAGATTGAACATAAATAATCTAGTGGTGACCTTGTCAATTTAATTTCAGTTACGAGTATAAACACGCGTATGCGGTACATATTTCGTGCTAATTCAAATTGCATCATTAAGAAATGAAACAAAGAGAGGTCACTTGAAAATAAATGGAATTtccattaaaaaaattagactttaAGGCATGCAATTATTGACCTTTTCTTTTAATGCAATTATTCGTTATCTTGTAATTGGATCGACAAGTCAATTAATTTGTTTTGGTAAATCCACTTGAGAAagaatttcaaattttcaagtaattaaatgtcttctGAGTTATCGTGGTCGATTTCAATTTCATCTAATATTAAGTTATTTCAAATCATCTTTTCAAATATTAATCTCAAATCTAAATCTTCCGATCCAAACACAACCTAAATTGTGTATTCAATGCCAATAAAAATAGGGGGTTGTGAATTTTAAGCAAAATTTTCCctctttttaaattaaaataagcaaGCAGGCGATGTCTAATTTCTTAATCAACTTTGAGGAATTCAACCCCACCTTGATTATGTTATTTTTGAGGATTAGTCTTGACCCAACTGATGTAAACTATTTAAATTTTACGAAGTAACATTCTCGATCGACTATCAATTTTTTATTACATTGGTCAATAAAGTCAACTAATCTTAACTTAATGACGAGGTTGCTAGTCTATCGATATCATACATCGCCAAATTATGTGGAAATTTTCCAGCAAAGATATCATAGAGGTGTGAGATACAAGTCTTTTtttcttattaaaaaaaaaaaaaccatcagGCTGGGTTTGAGGGTTTGGCAGACACCAACACCCCGAGACGGTTAAGTCGATGCTACCTAAGGGGGCACTGCCTCCACATGATTTGGATGGACAAGATTCATAcacatatgtgattttaaaaaaaattgtggacCTTGTGTATGTGTGGCTAAATTTGGGCCATTGATTCTATCATGTGGATTGTGCCCCTATATGTAAGATGAAATCAACCCACCCCGACCTGTATATAAGTCAAAAGCAGGGGTGGACTAATCCAAACCTCCAATGAATTACTACAACTAGGACTTTTTATAGCGTAAATAGCTTTGGCAAATTTATGAACATGAGCCTCAAGACTCAGTAGCCAAATAATCAGCGGCCTAATTCCCTTCCTTGTACATGTGCATGATGAGGCATGTGTCATGCCCCATTTTCCGGAGCACTTAACACCGGTGTTGTTTAACATTATAAAACAACAAGATTCGTAGTAATCAAATAATCAGAACAAGTGTATTTTATAAAATAGctcattgtctttacaatgtTGAAGTCAAGATGCATAAAGTACTGGATAAGCAATTACAATTTAACTAAAGAAAAACTAAAACAATTGCATGATCTTGagctttatatatatttatcacCAGCccaaaaaaaattcttattCCTCTCCATCTAATTATTTTTCATTCTTATCTGAGGAGAAGAGTATGAAAGGTGAGTATTTTGAGGACGAATGTGGGTCGATCGaacatataaataatataatgtaTACACATATTTATAGAACCTAAAACTTATGAAACATGGCAGAATCATAACATAACCTtgtatatatacgtatatcatTGAACTTCATCTCATTTCTATGGTTTAACTAATCAATCTTCAATATGTAATTTCTCTAAAAGGTGAGGTCATATAGCGGTTATTGTTACCTATTGTATCAAGGTAATAACTTGTTGTAACTT contains:
- the LOC140828835 gene encoding subtilisin-like protease; translated protein: MRFLLFVTFICILNFGSSTTFAQDLPGETNLETYIVRVEEPDAQLSSESGSFDWDKWYRSFMPTTMATSSTSGDRMVYTYHHVFKGFSARLSADEVKEMENKEGFISARPQRKLSLDTTHSPNFLGLNQNMGFWRDSNYGKGVIIGVVDTGILPEHPSFSDEGMPPPPAKWKGKCQFNHTTCNNKIIGARYLGKPLNESPLDDDGHGTHVAGTAAGNFVKGANLFGSANGTASGIAPLAHLAIYKVCYLSCSDSDILAGMDFAIEDGVDVLSISIGGFSFGFYDDDIAIGAFSAMEKGILVSCSAGNNGPSDRTVHNAAPWILTVGASTTDRKIRATAVLGNNEQFDGQSAFQPTDFPTTPLPLVYAGTINKSDSLAPFCDPESLNRTSLLKGKIVVCELGIVTATEKGEAVKNAGAAAMIVVNNARYANTTFSEFYGLPAAYVSYADGLAIKTYINSTSTPTATILFKGTVIGDDRAPVVAAFSSRGPNRVSLGILKPDILGPGVNILAAWPTSVENIANTKSTFNIISGTSMSCPHLSGVAALLKSVHPDWSPAAIKSAIMTTADVVNLAKNPIEDETFLPADIFATGSGHVNPSRANDPGLIYDIQPKDYIPYLCGLNYTNRQVGVILQRKVDCLVESSMPEAQLNYPSFSLTFPSFNISTPQTYSRMVTNVGEPNSSYVVEIVPPPGIEVLVQPAKLDFSEFNQKLQYQVTFTRLNITTSNITIVQQGFLKWSSTRYSVRSPIAVMMR